The Desulfovibrio piger DNA segment GGCCGAGACGGAAGCCGACACGGTACAGATCCGGCATATTGAAACGTCCGTCTCCTAGATAGTGTCGTCAAATTCAAAAGTATGTTATAATCTCTTCACTTACAATGAGGAGAGACCATATGGCGGCACATCGGAGGCATGATATTTCCGACAAGGTATGGGCAAATATTGAAAAACTTCTTCCCGGTTCCAAAGGCTCTGTCGGTCGTCCTTCCGCCGATAACCGATTGTTTATCAACGCCGTCTTCTGGATACTGAGAACCGGGGCTCCGTGGCGGGATTTACCCCCCGATCTTGGCGACTGGAAAAATACACATCGCCGCTTCTGCCGATGGCGAGATCGGGGAGTTTGGGAGAAAATACTCGAAGCTCTCATTGTCGAACCTGATTTTGAATGGCTCATCATTGATGCCAGTCATTGCAAAGTGCATCCCCATGCGGCGGGCGCTGCGGGAGGTAATGAGGCCATGAGCCGCACAAAAGGGGGCTCAACTCAAAAATACATCTGGCCGTGGATGCGCATGGTATGCCGGTCAGAGTTATTGTTACAGAAGGTACCCGAGCTGATTGCAAAGAGGCCTGTGCGTTGATTGACGGGTTGAGTGCCGGGGCACTTTTGGCTGATAGAGGCTACGATACGGAGAGTATTCTCCGCAAAGCAGGTGAATCCGGTTTCCAGGTTGTCATCCCGCCAAAGAGAAGTCGTAAAATATCGCGCAACTATGACAGAGAGCTCTACAAAGTCAGACATCTTGTCGAAAATGCTTTTGGCTCTTGACTAGCTGAGAGGATTTTCTCTGAGCAGTTTTAGCACCAGAAGGTAAATGTCCTCTTGTCTATGATTAAACCGAAACTCACATTCTTTCAAATGGAGATAAAACGTTTGTTTTTGAAGGCCTCTAAAACGAACCAGCCGGGTTTTTGCATAGCTCCAAAAACTTTCTATCCCATTGATATGTGAGTGCTTATTGGAAAATTCATTGTGCGAATGCTGGACGCGGAAGTGTTTTTGGTATCCCAAATCGACGAGCCCGTCATAACCTCGCCAACCATCGGAATGAATGACGCTTTCAAGGTCTACACGTCCACGTATGATGCCCTGGAGAGTGGCTCTGGAGCAATCAGGAACGATCTCCGTATAGACGTTATCATTGCGTTTGAACAGGCCGAAAACAATGGTTTTTCCGCGTGCTCCACGGCCTCTGATGCCCCTGACCCGGCGAGCGCCGAAGTAGCTTTCATCAACCTCGACTTCCCCTTTGACGGGAGACTCCGCCTCGCAATAACGGGCAATTCTTTCCCGGAAAGCCGTCACATACCGGTTGACGGTGTTTCGGTTAACACCGGACAATTCCGCAATCTGTGAAGCTGTCAAATCAACGGAAAAAAGCTTCACAAGTTGCCGAATTTTTGCCTCGGAAATTCTTGAACGATATGCGTATTTGTTTTTCATTGCCATGACTACCTGGATAACCTTTTTAGGATATCTCAGCTAGAACTCATTTCATAATTAATGGGCAATTTTTATAACTCTTCTCAACAAAATCATAGAAAAAGCAAGGTGGACAAGAGCCGTAAAACGTTCAACGCACCTTTCCCAACGAGTTATTGCCTTTTTAAATTTGTTAAGCCACGCAAAAAGGCGTTCAATTTTCCATCTTCTTTTGTAACGGCGCAAGAGCCGTCCGTCTTGCGTCGCCGGCTTTTTACGATTCTTGCGGTGCGGCGCGATGAGTTCAATTCCCTGAGAAGCAAGGGCTTCATCAAGCGGATCGCTGTCATAGGCACGATCCCCAATAATTCTTCGGGGTCGTCCCAACGTGACAATTTCATTGATTGTAGCCTGGACAAGTCTGACTTCATGAGGGTTAGCAGAATCCGTGTACACGGCGATAGGTAAACCAGAAGCGTCAGCAATAACCATGAGCTTCGTACCTTTGCCCCGCTTGGTCTTTCCCACTTTTGGGCCCCTTTTTTTGCGACAACGAATGTGCCGTCAATGAAGCATTCTTCCAGATTTATCAGGCCATTATCTTCAAGATGCCGGGCCAGAGACTCCAGAATTTTTCGAAGCCTTCCATCTTTTACCCATTTGCTGAATCTCCGATAGCAAGTTGCGGAAGATGGAAACCTGTCCGGTAAGTCCGCCCATGCCGCGCCTGTACGCAAGACCCAGAGGACGCCATTTAAAACTTCTCTGTCAGAATGAATTTGTGGACGTCCTGCGCCTGTGCGCTCTTTCTGAAAAAGAGGTTCCAGGACAGACCATTGATCATCAGTTAGCATTTCGGCTTTGCTCATTTTTTGAGGCTAACCGAAACCTTAAATTTTCTCCAGAATTATGAAATGACTTCTAGTCAAGAGCCATGCTTTTTTGCATCTCAAGCGCTGGCGGGGAATTGCCACACGATATGCCAAAAGATGCGCCTCTTTTCTTGCCGCCGTTCAAATTAGATGCATCTCTTTGTGGGCAAACATAATTTGACGACACTATCTAGGAGACATGCACGTCAGCGTCCAACGTTGCGGCAGAGGCCGGAAGCGGATTCCTGTCCTCCTGTGATCCAGAATACAGACGGCTGGTTGCGGAGATGGTAGCAGGGGGCTACCGTAAAAACATGCCGGACATCCTCTTAGTCATCCCCCCACGCCCGTGGGGATGAACCATAAATCCCGGAATAAAGCAGAGAGCCAGAAATGTATTTTCCCCCCCCCCCACGCTCGTGGGGGAGCTTATGCTATGCCTGAGGCACTGCTTGCCATTGCGTCTTCACAATTGGAAATATGGATTGTAAAAAATACAGTGTGTGTACCATCCCTAGCTATGTGTTCGGCGACATGTTACTTCGCTTCTGCCCATGTTTTTCCTATGCCACAGTCGATTAGGTTGTTGGTATAATTACTATTGAATATAAACTGAAAAGATTCAGTCATGGTTTCAGTTAAGATTTTACATGCTTTATCTGCATCTTTTTCTGCTACCTCAAGTAGAAATTCATCATGTATGCAATGGACTATTTTAGCGTCAATATCTGATAGTTTTTTGGGTAAAATGTTCAGTACATACAGCATCATTTCTGATGCTGACCCTTGGACTATATAGTTGACGATTTTTGATTTGAATGACCAATTTAATATATTGATAGGTATGAATCTATTCAATGACGTAGTTATCCCGGTTTGGGGAAATGTCATAATATCTTTTTGTAAATCCATGCACAGATGTTTTTGCTCATCTTTCCATTTTACTAAATTGGGATAGTTTTTTCCAAATTCATGGAATAGACGTTGACAATCTTCGAATGATATATCTAGTCCATGTTCATGAAGAGATTTAAATAGTCCTTTTGCAGTCTGTCCATAAAGAAAGCTAAAATTGACAGCTTTACAGACTTGCCGACATCTAGGTGTTACCTCTTGAGGACTAATTTTAAAAATCCGTGCAGCTGTCTCTCTGTGGATATCAAGGCCAGCATTCATTGCTTCGAGCATGGCAGTATCTTGAGCAAGTGTGGCAGCAATTCGTAGCTCAGACTGGCGATAATCGGCATCAACAAATACATATCCTTCTGGGGCAATCACTGTATGCTTTAGCTCATTAGGAAAACTGTGCAGATTGGGACTCGAGCACGATAGCCGTCCGGTTATGACTGTGCAGGGGCTAAACCATGCACGGACACGTCCGTCATCATCCCGATGGTGCAGGATATTTGCACACTGCTGCTCTCCACCTGCTTCTTTAAAAGCCTCCCAGTTGATTGTCAGGCCATGTCGCATCATGTCGGCCAAGCTCTGCTGAGCATCGCGCAGTAATGTGTAGTAGGATCTTTGTGCGTCTTTCATGGGGACGGAATCGAAATGTTTCGCTAATTGCGCCACTGCACGCGCATCTCCTGCCACCACTTTTTCCTCAGATAGTTGATGGGGAGCAAATAAATCATCTTGGCCCCCCCGGTGCCCTAAAAGTAGTCTGCTCAAAGATGCAATGCTCTGTCCCTCCCCCTTCCCTGTTAAAGCATGGTACCAGAAGAGGATACTTTCTATAGCAGGGAAGTTGGCCATTTCAGGAATATCACGGCGTAAGATCGTGGGGTCAAAGGCATACAGTTTCAATGGCGCCAGACTTGAAAGCCATGTATCGGACATATCCTCGAACCGGCCTATAGCTGTATGAGTTCCACCATCTGAGAAGGCAAGCAGGCCGTGAGCAGAATCGTATTCTATTGCGACTGTTTTCTGTTCGTCTATTTTTGACAACGAATGTATAAAATTTGTGAGATCGTTACTATCCCTTATTTTTGTAAATGAAAATCTTTGTTCAAGGCTCCATTGAGTTGATACTTGTGTCGTGCGTAATTTCAATGCCCATTCTTTAATGTCAACGCTATTTTGTATTGCCTCTGTCGGATCTTTACACTTTGGTAATACTGCAAGGTGTATCTTTTTAAATTGTTCCTTCCAACGACTAAAGGCAGCAAATCCAGGCTCATCGTAGTCAGGACAGAAGAAAACTTTTGATGACTTTTCAATCATTTCAGCTATCTCTATATCTATTTTTGCAGATGCAGATCCTAGAGCTATGTAATTGAACAGGGGGCCAGCCTCTTGGGCTAAAAGGATAGCATCCAATTCTGATTCAACGATAATAATAGGAGCTCCTTTTTTAGGATCTTCCTTAATAATAAACGGGAGCTGTTGGCATCCCCTCATGATGGTATATTTGGCATGATTGTCGTCAATAGTTCTTATTTTTATGCTGCGTAGTTTATTGTCTCGATATGTAGGGATGACAATGCCAACAGGTAATTTGAACACGTCACTACGATTTGTATCTGGAGAAAATGGGATTGACTTGTCAAAGATTCCAAGATGATATTTGATGGCTGTGGCCTCTTTTATGTGCCGGAACTGCAAAAAATGTTTAAATACTTCTTTGTGTTCGACGTTTTTCATGCCTGTACTCAGTTTATACTGAGCTCTTTGAAGAGTAGTAATGAAGCCTCGATCAGTAATTTCATTAGGTACGGAAACAATACTTTGCTGTGTCCAGCGTCGCATCTTCGGTGTGCAGAATGTTGTTTTTTGCTGTATTATCGAGGTACTGTTTCGCAGAAGTTGGAGCAATTTTTCTGCGCCACCCCCTATACCACATTGGCGGCAGTAGAAATTGCCGTAATGCTGTCGCGGATCACGGCTCGTCTGCCACATGATCAGGCGATCATGTCCGCCGCAAGACGGGCATGCCCCAGCGTATTCGTTATTACTTTTACGAATCATGGGGCGTCCACTTTCCTTATAGATTTCGATGACATTTTTCATGGATTCCTCGGAGGCTTCCGTTTTTGACTCTTCTATTCCTGGGTACTCTTCCCAAACGGTGGAGTGGCTATTTTGAGTTTGTCAATAATAATAGCAAGTTGCTGGCATTGGAGGATGGGAGGATTTTATGAGAAAAGTTGTATGTTTTTTTAGCCCACTCCCTGTATAGAACAGATGTTTTTTGGGAGTATTTTTTTATATAAAATCCTCCCATCCTCCCAGAAAAGCCTTTAGGTCGTAATTAGCAAGGAGAATTATAAAAGTAGGGGGGAGACGGCTGGGGAGACCTCCTCCCTCTCTCCTGCTAAAGCTGAAAGCTATGATCATCCTGAATCTTATCCTTGCCTTCTTTATCCAAGCCTCTGACATGTTTTGTCAGGGCCGTTCCAGGGGTTGACCTGTCAGACCCGGGACGCTTTCTATTGTTGTAGAAATCAATCAGATCCCAAATCTCTGCATCATCATTCAGGGTGAGCCCATGGATAACCATCGTGTTGCTTTTTTGATATCTAAATCCCTTGCTTGTCATTCTGTCTTTAAATACTTGGCGGCTATAAGTTGTATTGCCAGCCTCATGCGCCCATTGGGCATACGCAGCATAGAGGTTGCTAGAGCTTATTTTGTATTTATCAGATACCTTACAGCACTCATCAATAAAAGCCCCTAGTGTATCTTTGCTTTTTCTGTATTCATTAGTATACCTATTGATGTATTCAGGGATTTTAAGCCTGCCTTCATTGGAATAATATACTGCCCCGTCTACAAGCCATGATAAAATGTATTGGTATTCATCTCGTAGCTTGTCTTCTAGATTATAGTCAATTTCTCCTTCATAGAAATTATTAGGATCAGGATTTTCTTTGAATGTCCTCATAAACGGGATGCAAATACAGCGCCTCAGTAAAGCTGTATCTTCGGAGTCAAAATAGGGAAAGAAGTTTGTCAAAATAATGGGAACAGCTGTCGGCATAAATTCCCTTTCATTTTGATACAGGGCTCGACCAGAGAGTTTATCACCACCAGTGATTCGCTTAAGAAATGTAGCATTGAGAGAATCTCCTCGATCGTTCTCACTACCTATCATCAGTCTCTTCCCCTCAGTAGCCATGATATCGGAAGTGGCATCTCCGCTACTTTTTTGTCTACCCTTCATGAACATTTCTGAGCGTACCTCACAGGCATAATCATTTAGAATTTCACGTAAGACATGGCAGATGACCCCTTTGCCGTTACGCCCCTTATGTCCGACGAAGATAATAAATTTCTGTTCGGGATTGCTTCCAATTAGACAGTATCCTAAAAGCCTCTGAATGAATCCGATCAGCTGTGTAAAGTGCTCTTCAAGTTGTTCATCTGAAGCAGAGGGGAAAGCCTCTTTGACAACTGGATATAGACATTCACGCAATGTCTTTAGCCAGATCTCCGGGGCTTTTTGATATGCTTCTGGTAATAAGTCGCAGGAAGTATGCCTTCGACGATAATCCGTAGGGAGGGTGTCACGAATATCTCCAGTACGTAAATCGATTATTCCATTTGGTGTTGTAAGTGTATTTATATCTTTATCAAATATTGATTCACTTACACTACACCCATTCTTTCCATACATCGCTCGACGAATAATTCTATCGTAATTTTTCTTAGCGATCAGACTATGCTTTTTTTTGCTTAGAGATTTACGATATTCATCGATAGCTTCTTGCATATACTTGTTATCACAGAGATCTATACTTTTTTCATTAATTTTCTTTAATGAGTCATCTATCAAATTTATAATCCAATTGTCTGCATCAAGGTATTCTCTTGATGTATCATATACCCATATGTTTCCATCAGAGCACTTTAATACTGGAGTTTTTGAGATGTCGTCAACGATTACGAATTTATCGTGAAGATAATGCTTCGCAATAATGTTTATGATATATATATCTTTATCAACTGGAATAGTATTCAGATCATATATCGATAAGTCTTCTTTTAATTTAATTTCTTTAAATATTTGATTGGCTTTTTCTGATGCTTGATATAACATGTCTGTATCTTTAATTACGTTATTTTTAACTTTGTTACTACGTTTTGATGTAGTAGTTTCCTCTGCTACTTCTATAGGTTGTTCAAGGTGGTTGTTGTCAATTTTAGTCATAGCTTTATCCTGATTTTTTGATAATTATATTTAGTGCTTTTACTAAAGTATTTTTAGCCATCCGATAACATTAAACCGGATATCAGATTAGCATCACAACTCCTGCTCTAATTGCGTTTGCCGTTCGCGCTTCTTAATGAAGGCATTTACTGTTGAGGCACGCCATCGGACACAGTTCGGGCCAAGGCGTAAACCTGGCTCAAAGAAACCCTCGTCAATCCAGCGATAAAGTGTTGTTTTACTGATGGAAAACATCTTGTATATCTGAGCTGCGGACAAAAGTTGATGGGATGGAGAGACTTCAATCATAATGATGCTCCTGGGTTAAAGGATTGATGGCAGATATGCCCTTTTCGCTGCTATGGCCCTGTTTTCCGCAGATCTGTGGCAGCTACATCGCCTCGAAATGTCGGTTGGGATAGTCTTTTCCCAGGGAAAAAATGGAGAACATTCCGCGTCTGTTTCTCTTTCGGGGGCATCGCCCCAGCCGGCTAAAGAAAGGTTGGCCTCTCCTCGGAAGGCGTTCAGTAAAAAACAGCAAATTCGAAAAATATTTTTTCCACTTGGGGCACGCCGCCCCAACCGGCTAAAGAAAGATTGTCCTCTCCTCGGAAGGCGTTCAGTAAAAAACGAAAGATTTTGCAAATACTTTTCTTCCCGAACCGCGCGACTCCCAAGCGACAACAACATATTGGGGGGCCTCCGCAAAAACGTTTAGAAAAAAATAAAAAAAGGCCGTTTTCCTTTACTGGAAGAACGACCTTTTGAGATAAATAGTGTATATTATCAGTTACTTAGTGTGTTTCTTGGGCCTATTTTGTCGATGGTTTGTGGCAAGCGCTGGTCCGCAGCTCATCCAGGTAATCGGCCCAGGACTGCATCATCTTCGCTCTCTCGGGGAGGTACTGGGCGTGGTTGTATGCCGCACGTACCGCATTTTTTTCCCTGTGTGCAAGCTGTGCCTCAATGACATCCGCGCGGAAGCCTTGCTCGTTAAGGAGCGTACTTGCCATTGCTCGGAATCCATGGATGCAGAGCTCTTCCTTTCCGTACCCTACGCGACGCAAAGCGTTGAGCAGGCATATTTCAGTGATGACCCGTGCTCTGGATTGAGGGGAGGGGAAGAGGAATTCTCCACCTCCAGTCCATGTGTGAAGCTCTTTGAGCAGGCATTCCACCTGTCTAGCAAGAGGGACAGCATGCAGCCGCTTCATTTTCATGTGTTCGGCGGGAATCACCCATAGATGCTTTTGAAAATCTATATCTGCCCAGCGAGCACGGCGTAGTTCTTGCGAGCGCACAAAAACGTAGGGGAGGATTTTCAGCGCGTACTTCGTGACGATACTTCCGGGGTAGTCGTCGATGTCTCGGAGAAGGTAACCGATTTTCTTCGGATCCGTGATCGTGGCCCTATGCTGAACCGGACCTTTGGGTTCCAGAGCTTCAGTGATCCCCGAAGAAAGGTCATACTCCAGATAGCCTACTACTCTGGCATAGCGGCATATTTGCCCTACGATTTGCCCCACACGCCGAGCCATTTCCCGACGTCCCTGACTTTCGATGGCATGGAGGGCAAGGATGATATCCCGGGGCGTGAGCTGCTTTATGGGAATGTTCCCAAACGAGGGAAAGACGTGTCGTTCCAGCCGTTGCATCTTGAGACGGCGGGTGCTTTCTGTCTGGGTGACCGTGCGCTTTTCATACCACTCTTGAGCGACAACGCGGAAGGTAAGGTTGGTCTCCTCGTCCTGTTGCTCCTGTTCAGAACGATATTGCTCGTTGGGGTCAAGGCCTTGCACTAGCAGCCCATTGACGGCGTCGCGTTTTTCGCGGGCTTCTTTTAGGGAGATGGTAGGATACGGGCCTATGGTGAACTGTTTTTGCGTGTTCCCTTCTTTCCAGAGCATCCGCCATACTTTGATGCCCGAAGGTGAGACGAAGAGCCAAAGTTTATCACCGTCGCCGATTTTGATCCGCCGTGCTCCGGGCTTGAGATTTTTAATTTGTCTGTCCGTCAACTTGTTGATTCCGCTCATAAAGACTCCATTGGGTGGTACAGGCGAGCGTGGAACGGTGGTACACGAGGCCTGTACCACCCGCTGTACCACCCGTGCGCTGAAATCGACAAGGTACGGATAGGAATCGATGGGACTATAGGAAGTAAAAAAACAAATCCCGCCAAGCACTTAGGTACTTGGCGGGATCGTATAGGTCGCTTTTCTGGCGGAGAGGGAGGGATTTGAACCCTCGATACAGGTTTAAGCCCGTATACTCGCTTAGCAGTCGATTGATTTTGTTTTTAACTATCTAGAATGTATGGTGTTTATTTTTCGATTTCAACACGTTCTGCGCGTTATGGCGCTGCGCTACGCAATACGTACCATAAAACTTGAAAAAATACGTCAGACAATCAGCCCACAAAAGCAAGCGCCAACACATCCAGGCTAGCACTTTGCGGGTTCTTTTCAGCGTCGATTATTATACTGCCATTACATTCAAGTATGTTTGCCGGGAACTTGAAAGCGTTCTCTACCTCTTTAAATGATACATCATCGCCAACGGAAAGCATAAGACTGAGCTCTTGTAGTTTTTCGCGGTAGCTGGATTCTAGCTTTTCGATAGCTTGAACGCATGACTTTATGCCACTGAGATCGCCATTTGCGCTACCATAGCTGAGGATTCCCAAAATATGCTCTTCTTCGGTATCGCGAAGGCTGTTCAGAATATGGCTGATAGCTAAGTAAGTTACTTTGAAAATGTTGAAAGATTTATCTCTAACCTGTGAAAGTATGGTTATATTGGCATGTTCTGAGATGCTTGTGGCGGTATTTTCGTCTAAGATAGCATTTGGCTTGATTATGAGTATTGTCTGTTTATCTTTTGATAGTTCACATATATTTGCTGTCTCCTTAGCTACTTCATCAGTACTCATATCAGAGAATATGAAAATATTGTCTACTTTTGATATTCTTTCTATAACGTCATTAATAAAGGCATCTTTGTTTGACTTCGTATCAGCCAACAGTAGTACTTCGCCAAACTTTGAGTATTGGTTGTCGGAATCTGTGATGATGCTGAAAGGCTGCTGGACGCTGACTTCCCTAAAATAGCCTATCTCTTCGTTAAAACTATCATTGCCAATGAAA contains these protein-coding regions:
- a CDS encoding IS1595 family transposase, which codes for MAMKNKYAYRSRISEAKIRQLVKLFSVDLTASQIAELSGVNRNTVNRYVTAFRERIARYCEAESPVKGEVEVDESYFGARRVRGIRGRGARGKTIVFGLFKRNDNVYTEIVPDCSRATLQGIIRGRVDLESVIHSDGWRGYDGLVDLGYQKHFRVQHSHNEFSNKHSHINGIESFWSYAKTRLVRFRGLQKQTFYLHLKECEFRFNHRQEDIYLLVLKLLRENPLS
- a CDS encoding IS5 family transposase (programmed frameshift), producing MSKAEMLTDDQWSVLEPLFQKERTGAGRPQIHSDREVLNGVLWVLRTGAAWADLPDRFPSSATCYRRFSKWVKDGRLRKILESLARHLEDNGLINLEECFIDGTFVVAKKGAQKLGKTKRGKGTKLMVIADASGLPIAVYTDSANPHEVRLVQATINEIVTLGRPRRIIGDRAYDSDPLDEALASQGIELIAPHRKNRKKPATQDGRLLRRYKRRWKIERLFAWLNKFKKAITRWERCVERFTALVHLAFSMILLRRVIKIAH
- a CDS encoding DNA polymerase; amino-acid sequence: MKNVIEIYKESGRPMIRKSNNEYAGACPSCGGHDRLIMWQTSRDPRQHYGNFYCRQCGIGGGAEKLLQLLRNSTSIIQQKTTFCTPKMRRWTQQSIVSVPNEITDRGFITTLQRAQYKLSTGMKNVEHKEVFKHFLQFRHIKEATAIKYHLGIFDKSIPFSPDTNRSDVFKLPVGIVIPTYRDNKLRSIKIRTIDDNHAKYTIMRGCQQLPFIIKEDPKKGAPIIIVESELDAILLAQEAGPLFNYIALGSASAKIDIEIAEMIEKSSKVFFCPDYDEPGFAAFSRWKEQFKKIHLAVLPKCKDPTEAIQNSVDIKEWALKLRTTQVSTQWSLEQRFSFTKIRDSNDLTNFIHSLSKIDEQKTVAIEYDSAHGLLAFSDGGTHTAIGRFEDMSDTWLSSLAPLKLYAFDPTILRRDIPEMANFPAIESILFWYHALTGKGEGQSIASLSRLLLGHRGGQDDLFAPHQLSEEKVVAGDARAVAQLAKHFDSVPMKDAQRSYYTLLRDAQQSLADMMRHGLTINWEAFKEAGGEQQCANILHHRDDDGRVRAWFSPCTVITGRLSCSSPNLHSFPNELKHTVIAPEGYVFVDADYRQSELRIAATLAQDTAMLEAMNAGLDIHRETAARIFKISPQEVTPRCRQVCKAVNFSFLYGQTAKGLFKSLHEHGLDISFEDCQRLFHEFGKNYPNLVKWKDEQKHLCMDLQKDIMTFPQTGITTSLNRFIPINILNWSFKSKIVNYIVQGSASEMMLYVLNILPKKLSDIDAKIVHCIHDEFLLEVAEKDADKACKILTETMTESFQFIFNSNYTNNLIDCGIGKTWAEAK
- a CDS encoding DNA primase family protein — protein: MTKIDNNHLEQPIEVAEETTTSKRSNKVKNNVIKDTDMLYQASEKANQIFKEIKLKEDLSIYDLNTIPVDKDIYIINIIAKHYLHDKFVIVDDISKTPVLKCSDGNIWVYDTSREYLDADNWIINLIDDSLKKINEKSIDLCDNKYMQEAIDEYRKSLSKKKHSLIAKKNYDRIIRRAMYGKNGCSVSESIFDKDINTLTTPNGIIDLRTGDIRDTLPTDYRRRHTSCDLLPEAYQKAPEIWLKTLRECLYPVVKEAFPSASDEQLEEHFTQLIGFIQRLLGYCLIGSNPEQKFIIFVGHKGRNGKGVICHVLREILNDYACEVRSEMFMKGRQKSSGDATSDIMATEGKRLMIGSENDRGDSLNATFLKRITGGDKLSGRALYQNEREFMPTAVPIILTNFFPYFDSEDTALLRRCICIPFMRTFKENPDPNNFYEGEIDYNLEDKLRDEYQYILSWLVDGAVYYSNEGRLKIPEYINRYTNEYRKSKDTLGAFIDECCKVSDKYKISSSNLYAAYAQWAHEAGNTTYSRQVFKDRMTSKGFRYQKSNTMVIHGLTLNDDAEIWDLIDFYNNRKRPGSDRSTPGTALTKHVRGLDKEGKDKIQDDHSFQL
- a CDS encoding helix-turn-helix transcriptional regulator, which produces MIEVSPSHQLLSAAQIYKMFSISKTTLYRWIDEGFFEPGLRLGPNCVRWRASTVNAFIKKRERQTQLEQEL
- a CDS encoding tyrosine-type recombinase/integrase → MSGINKLTDRQIKNLKPGARRIKIGDGDKLWLFVSPSGIKVWRMLWKEGNTQKQFTIGPYPTISLKEAREKRDAVNGLLVQGLDPNEQYRSEQEQQDEETNLTFRVVAQEWYEKRTVTQTESTRRLKMQRLERHVFPSFGNIPIKQLTPRDIILALHAIESQGRREMARRVGQIVGQICRYARVVGYLEYDLSSGITEALEPKGPVQHRATITDPKKIGYLLRDIDDYPGSIVTKYALKILPYVFVRSQELRRARWADIDFQKHLWVIPAEHMKMKRLHAVPLARQVECLLKELHTWTGGGEFLFPSPQSRARVITEICLLNALRRVGYGKEELCIHGFRAMASTLLNEQGFRADVIEAQLAHREKNAVRAAYNHAQYLPERAKMMQSWADYLDELRTSACHKPSTK